In uncultured Bacteroides sp., the following proteins share a genomic window:
- a CDS encoding HU family DNA-binding protein gives MSIQYRLTPMRDNISENPKQGFYAQVVTKGTIDTRELCKAISEKCSLNVADMKAAIEALAQTIEDKLQDGYNVSIDELGTFSVSAESRTVQDSEEIRGQSIKVKNINFRPSVRLKTTMKTSKFERVPGKK, from the coding sequence ATGAGTATCCAATACAGATTAACGCCCATGCGCGACAACATTAGTGAGAATCCCAAACAAGGATTTTATGCACAAGTGGTTACTAAAGGCACAATTGACACAAGGGAGTTGTGTAAGGCTATTTCTGAGAAATGTTCTCTGAATGTGGCCGATATGAAAGCGGCTATTGAGGCACTTGCGCAAACCATTGAAGATAAACTTCAGGATGGTTATAATGTTAGTATTGATGAACTGGGAACTTTTTCTGTTTCGGCTGAATCACGTACAGTGCAAGACAGTGAAGAAATTAGGGGGCAGTCTATAAAAGTAAAAAATATAAATTTCCGTCCATCCGTAAGACTCAAAACAACGATGAAAACATCGAAGTTTGAACGGGTTCCCGGAAAGAAGTAA
- a CDS encoding helix-turn-helix domain-containing protein — translation MNIIGGKWKPWLINRINDGYHRPMELQRVIPIASKRVLTQQLNELEKMGVVYKIIHPVVPLKVEYFLTELGVSLLPIISLMSKWGTQHRELYKDIF, via the coding sequence ATGAATATAATTGGTGGTAAATGGAAGCCTTGGTTGATTAACAGAATAAACGATGGATACCATAGACCAATGGAGTTGCAGCGTGTTATTCCAATAGCCTCAAAGAGAGTCTTAACTCAGCAACTTAACGAACTAGAAAAAATGGGGGTTGTTTATAAAATCATTCATCCCGTTGTTCCTTTGAAGGTTGAATATTTCTTAACCGAATTAGGAGTATCTTTATTGCCTATTATTTCGTTGATGAGTAAATGGGGAACTCAGCATCGTGAATTATATAAAGATATATTTTAA
- the def gene encoding peptide deformylase, with product MILPIYVYGQPVLRKVAEDIAPDYPNLKELIENMFATMDRADGVGLAAPQIGLSIRVVVITLDILSDDMPEYKDFRKAYINAHILEAEGEMVSMEEGCLSLPGIHEAVNRSNKIHVKYMDENFVEHDEYVEGYLARVMQHEFEHLEGGLFIDNLSPLRKQMIKGKLNAMLKGKTRCSYKVKTVK from the coding sequence ATGATTTTACCTATTTATGTATATGGACAGCCGGTTTTAAGAAAGGTTGCAGAGGATATTGCTCCTGATTACCCAAACTTAAAAGAGCTGATTGAAAATATGTTTGCTACGATGGACAGGGCTGATGGCGTGGGACTTGCTGCTCCTCAGATTGGGCTTTCTATTCGTGTTGTAGTAATTACTCTGGATATTCTTTCAGATGATATGCCTGAATATAAAGATTTTCGTAAAGCATATATTAATGCACATATTCTTGAGGCTGAAGGTGAAATGGTTTCTATGGAAGAAGGCTGCTTAAGTTTGCCTGGCATTCATGAGGCTGTGAACAGATCGAATAAGATTCATGTGAAATATATGGATGAGAACTTTGTGGAACATGATGAATATGTTGAAGGTTATCTTGCTCGTGTGATGCAACACGAATTTGAACATCTGGAAGGTGGACTGTTTATTGATAATCTGTCTCCTTTACGTAAGCAAATGATTAAGGGAAAACTAAATGCGATGCTTAAAGGAAAAACAAGATGCTCATATAAGGTGAAAACTGTGAAGTAA
- a CDS encoding type I phosphomannose isomerase catalytic subunit — protein MYPLKFKPILKQTLWGGDKIVPFKHLSEEMSNVGESWEISGVPDNESEVANGEFKGMTLGQLVRRFREELVGESNYARFNSTFPLLIKFIDAQQDLSIQVHPADSLAKKRHNSMGKTEMWYVVDAAPGAKLRSGFSQEITPKEYKERVINSTITDVLQEYSIKKGDVFFLPAGRIHSIGAGSFIAEIQQTSDVTYRIFDFNRKDAGGNSRELHTELAKDAIDYEVLDDYRTEYEAVKDEPVELVACPYFTTSLYDMTETISCDYSELDSFVVLIGLEGSCRVVDNEGNEVQLQAGETVLLPASTMDITIYPEGSAKLLETYV, from the coding sequence ATGTATCCACTAAAATTTAAACCCATCCTTAAACAAACATTGTGGGGTGGTGATAAAATTGTTCCTTTCAAGCATCTTTCTGAAGAGATGTCAAATGTTGGTGAAAGTTGGGAAATTTCCGGTGTGCCGGATAACGAATCAGAAGTAGCCAACGGCGAATTCAAAGGGATGACCTTGGGGCAGTTAGTTAGGCGATTTCGTGAAGAATTAGTAGGTGAAAGTAATTATGCACGTTTTAATTCCACATTTCCTTTGCTGATTAAGTTCATTGATGCTCAGCAGGATTTGTCTATTCAGGTTCACCCTGCTGATAGCCTGGCAAAGAAGCGTCACAATTCTATGGGGAAAACAGAAATGTGGTATGTTGTAGATGCAGCTCCAGGTGCAAAACTTCGATCAGGCTTTTCTCAGGAAATAACTCCTAAAGAGTATAAAGAAAGAGTGATAAACTCTACTATTACTGACGTGTTACAGGAATATTCCATTAAGAAAGGAGATGTATTTTTCCTTCCGGCAGGTCGTATTCATAGTATTGGAGCTGGATCTTTCATTGCCGAAATTCAACAGACATCCGATGTAACTTATCGTATCTTTGATTTTAATAGAAAAGATGCAGGTGGCAATAGCCGTGAACTGCATACTGAACTAGCCAAAGATGCTATTGATTATGAGGTGCTTGATGATTATAGAACCGAGTATGAGGCTGTAAAGGATGAACCGGTGGAACTGGTTGCTTGTCCTTATTTCACGACCTCTCTTTATGACATGACAGAGACTATTTCGTGTGATTACTCAGAACTTGATTCTTTTGTTGTGCTGATTGGTCTGGAAGGCTCTTGCAGGGTAGTTGATAATGAAGGTAATGAAGTTCAGCTTCAGGCTGGTGAAACAGTTCTGTTGCCTGCATCAACAATGGATATTACTATTTATCCTGAGGGATCGGCTAAATTACTTGAAACTTACGTGTAA
- a CDS encoding alkaline phosphatase, with amino-acid sequence MKPKFYLLAFILFTGFLFGETDVYAQTKTAKYVFYFIGDGMGVNQVNGTEMYLAEKEGRIGIKPLTFTQFPYSAFATTYSASNSITDSAAAGTALATGSKTKNETIGMDSLRKAPLYSVAVKAKKAGKKVGITTSVSIDHATPATFYAHQPDRDMYYEIATDLPKAGFDFYAGSGFLIPDSKSDKNAPNIYTLFKDANYTVAKGYDDYKAKKNKASKMILMQKDNTDAHSIPYAIDRKTGDLTLCQITESAINFLNKDNKNGFFLMVEGGKIDWACHSNDAATTFNEVIDMDNAVKIAYDFYKKHPNETLIVITADHETGGIALGTGKYELNLKALGNQTVSETELSAKINQLRKDKQNDVTWNDIKNLLSENMGFWKNVKLTDKQEQLLKEEYVRSFLGKEVKLSESLYSKDEPMAALAKKTLDDIAMVSWASGNHSAGYVPVFAIGAGAELFHGKLENTDIPKKIAEAARY; translated from the coding sequence ATGAAACCAAAATTTTATCTTTTGGCATTCATCCTGTTTACCGGATTCTTATTTGGTGAGACAGATGTATATGCTCAAACAAAAACTGCTAAGTATGTATTTTACTTTATCGGAGACGGAATGGGAGTTAATCAGGTAAATGGTACAGAAATGTATCTTGCTGAGAAAGAAGGAAGAATCGGGATAAAACCTCTTACTTTTACACAATTCCCTTACAGTGCATTTGCTACTACTTACTCTGCTTCTAATTCAATAACAGATTCAGCCGCTGCAGGAACAGCGCTTGCCACCGGGTCTAAGACCAAAAACGAAACAATAGGAATGGACAGCCTTCGCAAGGCTCCTTTATATAGTGTAGCTGTTAAAGCTAAAAAAGCAGGAAAGAAAGTAGGAATCACTACCAGTGTGAGCATTGACCATGCCACTCCGGCTACTTTCTATGCTCACCAACCAGACAGAGATATGTATTATGAAATTGCGACAGATCTTCCTAAAGCAGGTTTTGATTTCTACGCAGGAAGCGGATTCCTTATACCTGATAGCAAGTCTGACAAGAATGCACCAAATATATATACGCTGTTTAAGGACGCCAACTACACTGTAGCCAAAGGTTATGATGATTATAAGGCTAAAAAGAATAAAGCCTCTAAAATGATTCTTATGCAAAAAGACAACACTGATGCACATTCTATTCCTTATGCTATAGACCGTAAAACAGGTGATTTAACTCTCTGCCAGATCACAGAAAGTGCTATTAACTTTCTGAATAAAGATAATAAGAACGGCTTTTTCCTGATGGTTGAAGGTGGTAAAATTGACTGGGCTTGCCACAGTAATGATGCAGCAACAACATTCAATGAAGTTATTGATATGGACAATGCTGTAAAAATTGCGTATGACTTTTACAAAAAGCATCCAAATGAAACCCTTATCGTTATCACTGCCGACCACGAAACAGGCGGAATAGCATTGGGAACTGGTAAGTATGAATTAAATTTAAAAGCATTGGGTAACCAAACGGTTTCTGAAACTGAACTATCTGCAAAGATTAATCAGTTACGCAAAGACAAGCAGAATGATGTAACCTGGAATGACATCAAAAATCTTCTAAGTGAAAATATGGGTTTCTGGAAGAATGTGAAGCTGACTGATAAACAAGAACAGCTTTTAAAAGAAGAGTATGTTCGCTCTTTCCTTGGCAAAGAAGTTAAACTGTCTGAAAGCCTATACTCAAAAGACGAACCAATGGCAGCACTTGCCAAAAAGACTCTTGACGATATTGCTATGGTAAGCTGGGCAAGCGGTAACCACTCAGCCGGATATGTTCCAGTATTTGCAATTGGTGCAGGCGCAGAACTGTTCCACGGAAAGTTAGAGAACACAGATATTCCTAAAAAGATAGCTGAAGCTGCCAGATATTAA
- a CDS encoding SDR family NAD(P)-dependent oxidoreductase — protein sequence MKNKIVFITGSTSGIGEGCAHKFASKGSHLILNGRNESLLLQLKDELEKKYGIEVLPLVFDVRDRNAAAEALASLSGKWRNIDILINNAGLVFGVDKEYQGDLDEWDIMIDTNIRALLSITRMVTPGMVERGRGHIINIGSIAGDAAYPGGSVYCATKAAVKALSDGLRIDLVDTPLRVTNIKPGMVETNFSVVRFRGDKVKADNFYKGIKPLTGADIAETIYFAASAPEHIQIAEVLIMPTNQATGTISYKKTEA from the coding sequence ATGAAAAATAAAATTGTTTTTATTACAGGATCAACCAGTGGAATAGGTGAGGGGTGTGCACATAAATTTGCCTCCAAAGGTTCTCATCTTATTCTTAATGGACGTAATGAGAGTCTACTTCTTCAGTTAAAGGATGAGCTGGAAAAGAAATATGGAATTGAAGTCCTTCCACTTGTTTTTGATGTTCGCGACCGAAACGCAGCAGCCGAAGCACTGGCTTCTTTGAGTGGTAAATGGCGGAATATCGATATTCTTATAAATAACGCCGGATTAGTTTTTGGTGTAGATAAAGAATATCAGGGTGATCTTGATGAATGGGATATTATGATTGATACCAATATCAGGGCTTTACTGTCTATTACCAGAATGGTTACTCCGGGAATGGTAGAACGTGGAAGGGGCCATATTATAAATATAGGTTCTATTGCCGGTGATGCTGCTTATCCAGGCGGAAGTGTTTACTGTGCTACAAAAGCTGCGGTAAAAGCTCTCTCTGATGGATTGCGAATTGATCTTGTGGATACTCCTTTGAGGGTAACAAATATAAAACCGGGTATGGTAGAAACTAATTTCTCTGTAGTTCGTTTTCGTGGAGATAAAGTGAAAGCTGATAATTTCTATAAAGGTATTAAGCCTCTTACAGGGGCTGATATTGCAGAAACGATCTATTTTGCTGCCTCTGCACCTGAACATATCCAGATTGCTGAAGTTCTTATTATGCCTACCAATCAGGCTACGGGAACTATTTCGTACAAAAAAACAGAAGCATGA
- a CDS encoding phage holin family protein, whose product MPTEKSTIDNIRQLIAEIKEYVILQKDYAKIQFVEKLTILLTALIMTFILITLGMVTLFYLLFSFAYIIEPLVGGLTLSFCIISLISILIMASIIAFRRKLITNPLVRFLTNLFLQDSNK is encoded by the coding sequence ATGCCTACAGAGAAAAGTACAATAGATAATATCAGACAACTTATCGCGGAAATTAAAGAGTATGTAATATTACAAAAAGATTACGCGAAGATACAGTTTGTAGAAAAATTAACAATTCTACTTACTGCACTAATTATGACATTTATCTTGATCACTCTTGGTATGGTGACTTTATTCTACCTTCTTTTTTCTTTTGCCTATATTATTGAACCACTGGTAGGAGGATTGACCTTAAGCTTCTGCATCATTTCACTTATCAGCATTCTAATTATGGCAAGCATTATTGCATTTCGCAGAAAGCTGATAACCAATCCATTGGTAAGATTCCTAACAAACTTATTCCTACAGGATTCAAATAAATAG
- a CDS encoding YtxH domain-containing protein: protein MKNLNVFAALLGGVAIGAALGVLFAPEKGEDTRNKIAEILRKKGIKLSRSEMNDLVSEIASEMGPEGAE from the coding sequence ATGAAGAATCTTAATGTTTTTGCTGCCCTGTTAGGTGGCGTAGCCATCGGTGCTGCACTAGGTGTATTGTTTGCCCCGGAAAAAGGAGAAGACACAAGGAACAAGATTGCTGAAATCCTTCGTAAGAAAGGAATTAAGCTGAGCCGAAGCGAGATGAACGATCTCGTTAGTGAAATAGCTTCAGAAATGGGTCCGGAAGGAGCAGAATGA
- a CDS encoding DsbA family oxidoreductase produces MMKIEVWSDYACPYCYIGKHHLEQALSEFKHAGDIEVVFKVFELDPEAGKEVTTTTQSRIEHKYRKSPQEAKRMIDYIVSMGAKVDLDMRYYSVLYTNTFDAHRLTKFAETKGKAAEMSERLFRAYFTDNLSLADHEVLLNIAVELGLDRDETQAMLESDAFAQESREDEYLAGRSGINSVPCFVIDGKETFVGAQPKEHLLKAIEMLWAEKDAAVIKPDDDVFACGIDGCSI; encoded by the coding sequence ATGATGAAAATTGAAGTATGGTCGGATTATGCCTGCCCTTATTGCTATATCGGTAAACACCATCTTGAACAAGCACTGTCAGAGTTTAAACACGCCGGTGACATTGAGGTGGTTTTTAAAGTTTTTGAATTAGATCCGGAAGCGGGTAAGGAAGTAACGACAACTACGCAGAGTCGCATCGAGCATAAATACCGTAAAAGTCCGCAGGAAGCAAAGCGCATGATTGATTATATTGTATCAATGGGTGCCAAGGTGGATTTAGATATGCGATATTACAGCGTGTTATACACCAACACTTTTGATGCACACCGGCTGACAAAGTTTGCTGAAACAAAAGGCAAAGCTGCCGAAATGAGCGAAAGGTTATTTCGTGCTTACTTTACTGATAATCTATCATTGGCAGACCATGAGGTACTGTTGAATATTGCCGTGGAGCTAGGATTAGATCGAGATGAAACCCAGGCCATGTTGGAGTCTGATGCATTTGCACAAGAGTCCAGAGAAGATGAATATCTTGCAGGCCGCTCAGGTATTAACTCCGTTCCTTGCTTTGTTATTGACGGGAAGGAAACGTTTGTAGGTGCCCAACCCAAAGAGCACCTGCTGAAGGCTATCGAAATGTTGTGGGCCGAAAAAGATGCTGCAGTGATAAAACCTGATGATGATGTCTTCGCTTGCGGGATCGATGGATGTTCGATATAG
- a CDS encoding lipocalin-like domain-containing protein, which translates to MKRVLNIFFFALLINLVTSCSNEESRLENKWQLRRYEHANGAVQREDSVFYNFMSESFSAICLLSDGSYTTIFGNYTFNGSELMITVLPESASGPIYERYLNWKDGSRIFHVDELSSSTLQLNYNGDKSIFRKY; encoded by the coding sequence ATGAAAAGGGTTTTGAACATATTCTTCTTTGCCCTGTTGATTAATTTAGTAACTTCATGTTCCAATGAGGAATCTCGTTTGGAAAATAAGTGGCAGCTCCGCCGCTATGAACATGCAAATGGAGCTGTGCAGCGCGAAGATAGTGTGTTCTATAATTTTATGAGTGAATCGTTTTCGGCTATTTGTTTGCTTTCGGATGGAAGTTATACAACTATATTTGGAAACTATACCTTCAATGGAAGTGAACTGATGATAACAGTTTTGCCGGAATCGGCAAGTGGTCCTATTTATGAACGCTATCTGAATTGGAAAGATGGTAGTAGGATATTCCATGTAGATGAACTCTCATCATCAACCTTACAGTTAAATTATAATGGAGATAAATCAATATTCAGAAAATATTAA
- a CDS encoding SPOR domain-containing protein produces the protein MKKLAVLGTGLCIVLAFTSCKSGESAYKKAYEKAKQQELAEPKVSEPVEVAPVADVPIVKKATTASSNNGVRQERVTVQGDGTLLDYSVVCGSFQTKANAEALKEDMASAGYKSVIALNPDSNMYRVIISTFADRNSAAEARDAFKAKYPNRKDFQGAWILHRVF, from the coding sequence ATGAAAAAATTAGCAGTATTAGGAACGGGATTATGTATCGTTCTTGCGTTTACTTCATGTAAATCTGGTGAAAGTGCCTACAAAAAAGCTTATGAAAAGGCAAAACAACAAGAACTGGCTGAACCAAAAGTTTCAGAACCGGTAGAAGTTGCTCCTGTTGCTGATGTTCCAATTGTAAAGAAAGCAACAACAGCTTCTTCAAACAATGGTGTACGTCAGGAAAGAGTAACAGTTCAGGGTGATGGTACTTTACTTGATTATAGTGTTGTGTGTGGTAGCTTTCAGACTAAAGCTAATGCAGAAGCTTTGAAAGAAGATATGGCTAGTGCTGGTTACAAGTCAGTAATTGCTCTTAACCCTGATTCAAATATGTATCGCGTTATTATCAGTACTTTTGCTGATAGAAATTCTGCTGCAGAAGCAAGAGATGCATTTAAAGCTAAGTACCCAAATAGAAAAGACTTCCAGGGAGCTTGGATTCTTCATAGAGTATTTTGA
- a CDS encoding OmpA family protein — translation MRKILLLLVAALFSVICLAQEKEKALKQYSFGDNWFIQGQGGVSYSFFENNGEKTVFNLLAPHAALSVGKYFSPQAGTRLQLGGWESRTYLNSNNKYFVKFYSVNLDGLLNLTNVFLKYKENRVFNLVGILGLGYVHTFRNGNYNVDKDDYFVPRVGLQTDFRLSNALNFNIETNLNIADDNFNGIRSGEKYDCYLNILAGLTYKFNNRGFALVDVMDPALIQSLNDEINRLRGQVAEYKDCCEKKQVPETIIKEVPVVKEAPWNAIILFRFDKSVIDPNQEANLYNVAKYLKDNPDAKVTIASYCDVKTGTPEYNQNLSERRSAAVVKALANKYGITSDRFNIINNGDKVQPYPDNNSWNRVVIFKSN, via the coding sequence ATGAGAAAAATATTATTACTATTAGTTGCTGCATTATTCTCTGTCATCTGCTTAGCACAAGAAAAAGAAAAAGCCTTGAAACAATATAGCTTTGGGGATAACTGGTTTATACAAGGCCAAGGCGGTGTTTCATATTCCTTTTTTGAGAACAATGGAGAAAAAACAGTATTCAACTTACTTGCTCCACATGCAGCGTTATCAGTTGGGAAATATTTTAGTCCACAAGCGGGTACCCGTTTACAATTAGGAGGTTGGGAATCAAGAACATACCTAAACAGCAATAATAAATACTTTGTTAAATTCTATTCAGTAAACCTAGACGGGTTACTCAACCTGACTAATGTTTTTCTTAAATACAAAGAAAACAGAGTATTTAATCTTGTTGGAATCTTAGGCCTCGGATATGTCCACACCTTTAGAAATGGAAATTACAATGTTGATAAAGACGATTATTTTGTTCCTCGGGTAGGCCTTCAAACAGATTTTAGATTAAGCAATGCTTTAAACTTCAATATTGAAACAAATCTGAATATTGCCGACGACAACTTTAACGGAATAAGATCTGGTGAAAAATATGATTGCTATTTAAATATATTAGCAGGTCTTACCTACAAATTCAACAACAGAGGCTTCGCTCTTGTCGATGTTATGGACCCGGCACTAATTCAATCATTAAATGATGAAATCAACAGATTGAGAGGCCAGGTTGCAGAATATAAGGACTGTTGTGAGAAAAAACAGGTTCCGGAAACTATAATTAAAGAAGTTCCTGTTGTAAAAGAAGCACCATGGAATGCAATTATCCTTTTCCGATTCGATAAATCAGTTATCGATCCAAATCAGGAAGCTAATTTATACAATGTGGCTAAATATCTGAAAGATAACCCTGATGCTAAAGTTACAATTGCAAGTTACTGTGATGTAAAGACAGGCACTCCGGAATATAATCAGAATTTATCAGAAAGACGTTCTGCAGCAGTAGTAAAAGCATTAGCTAATAAATATGGCATTACTTCTGATCGTTTCAATATTATCAATAATGGAGATAAGGTACAACCATATCCGGACAACAATTCTTGGAATCGTGTTGTTATCTTCAAATCAAACTAA
- the ruvX gene encoding Holliday junction resolvase RuvX yields the protein MGRILALDYGRKRTGIAVTDVLQIIANGLTTVPSHTLPDFLVQYVAKEPVDLILVGLPKQLNNELSESMNYIKPFVQRLKKLLPDIPVEYVDERFTSVLAHRTMLEAGLKKKDRQSKELVDEVSATIILQTYMESRR from the coding sequence ATGGGAAGAATACTTGCACTTGATTACGGAAGAAAGCGGACCGGCATTGCTGTGACTGATGTTTTGCAAATTATTGCAAACGGTTTGACTACTGTGCCTAGTCATACTTTACCCGATTTTTTGGTGCAGTATGTGGCTAAAGAACCAGTCGATTTAATATTGGTAGGCTTGCCCAAACAGCTTAATAATGAACTGTCTGAAAGTATGAATTACATAAAGCCGTTTGTTCAGCGTTTGAAAAAGCTTCTCCCTGATATTCCGGTGGAATATGTTGATGAACGTTTTACTTCGGTATTGGCGCATCGTACAATGTTAGAGGCCGGATTGAAGAAAAAGGACAGGCAAAGTAAAGAGCTTGTTGATGAGGTTAGTGCAACGATTATTCTGCAAACTTATATGGAGAGCAGAAGATAA
- a CDS encoding DEAD/DEAH box helicase — protein MTFEQLNLINPILKALQEEGYTSPTPIQEQSIPIVLNGKDLLGCAQTGTGKTAAFSIPILQKLYKTEKNKGIKALVLTPTRELAIQIDESFKAYGRFTGIHHTVIFGGVPQKPQTDALRRGVDILIATPGRLLDLINQGFISLKTLEFFVLDEADRMLDMGFIHDIKRILPLLPKKRQTLFFSATMPPEIAKLANTILFQPEKVEVAPVSSTVDTIEQSVYFVDKNGKKDLLRFLLKDSKIESVLVFTRTKHGADKLAKLLEKDGIEAAAIHGNKSQNARQRALTSFKNHTLRVLIATDIAARGIDVDQLSHVINYELPNVPETYVHRIGRTGRAGHEGVAIAFCESEELPYLKDIQKLIGIKIPVVENHPFISSEVTSAIEEKKVVMKVQAKENKAYRGSKSNGDFWRRQKTTQKKDKK, from the coding sequence ATGACATTTGAACAACTAAACCTTATAAATCCTATTTTAAAGGCTTTACAAGAAGAGGGTTACACCTCACCAACTCCCATTCAAGAGCAATCAATTCCTATCGTATTAAATGGCAAAGATTTATTAGGCTGCGCACAAACCGGAACAGGAAAAACAGCAGCGTTCTCAATCCCAATCCTACAAAAGTTATATAAAACGGAGAAAAACAAGGGCATTAAAGCACTTGTATTAACCCCTACCCGTGAACTTGCAATACAGATTGATGAAAGTTTTAAAGCATACGGACGTTTCACAGGAATACACCACACTGTTATTTTCGGAGGTGTTCCTCAGAAACCACAAACCGATGCGCTAAGAAGAGGAGTCGATATTTTAATTGCGACTCCGGGAAGACTTCTGGATTTAATTAATCAGGGATTTATTTCACTGAAAACATTGGAATTCTTTGTACTCGATGAAGCAGACCGCATGCTTGATATGGGATTCATCCACGACATCAAACGCATACTTCCTTTGCTTCCCAAGAAACGTCAGACACTATTTTTCTCGGCTACCATGCCACCAGAGATTGCAAAACTGGCAAATACAATTCTTTTTCAGCCCGAAAAGGTTGAAGTAGCTCCGGTCTCTTCTACTGTAGACACCATTGAACAGAGTGTTTACTTTGTAGACAAAAACGGAAAGAAAGATTTACTTCGTTTTTTATTGAAAGATTCAAAGATAGAATCAGTACTTGTTTTTACAAGAACCAAACATGGTGCAGATAAACTAGCCAAATTACTGGAGAAAGATGGCATTGAAGCTGCGGCTATTCACGGAAACAAATCCCAGAATGCCCGCCAACGAGCACTTACCAGTTTTAAGAATCACACACTCAGAGTACTTATTGCAACAGATATTGCTGCCCGTGGTATTGATGTAGACCAGCTTTCTCACGTAATTAATTATGAACTTCCTAACGTACCCGAAACCTATGTTCACCGCATCGGTAGAACAGGACGTGCAGGTCACGAAGGAGTAGCTATCGCCTTTTGTGAATCAGAAGAACTACCTTACCTAAAGGATATTCAAAAGCTCATTGGCATAAAAATTCCTGTAGTAGAGAACCATCCGTTTATCTCCAGCGAAGTAACTAGCGCTATTGAAGAGAAGAAAGTAGTGATGAAAGTTCAGGCAAAAGAGAATAAAGCATATCGTGGCAGTAAAAGCAACGGAGATTTTTGGCGCAGACAGAAAACAACTCAGAAAAAGGACAAGAAATAA
- a CDS encoding alpha/beta fold hydrolase, which produces MVNSSFSLQHVIRASSLSKDAPLLIILHGYGSNENYFLSFANELPEELFIIFVRAPYSLQPYGNAWYSINLGSEQSKWGDNNQAKESRDLIANFIDEAIATYPVNKHNVTLLGFSQGAILSYAVALTYPEKVKNIIALSGYINEDILSEDIKTKDYSHLAFYCSHGSVDQVIPVEWARQTPVFLSNLAAKHKYAEFPVGHGVVTQNFYEFREWLSKRI; this is translated from the coding sequence ATGGTAAACTCGTCTTTTTCGTTACAACATGTTATCAGAGCATCAAGCTTGTCTAAAGATGCACCGTTATTAATCATACTTCATGGCTATGGTAGCAATGAAAACTATTTTCTTTCGTTTGCTAATGAATTACCTGAAGAACTTTTTATTATTTTTGTACGTGCACCATATAGTCTGCAACCATACGGAAATGCTTGGTACTCTATAAATTTGGGCTCAGAACAAAGTAAATGGGGCGACAATAATCAAGCTAAAGAATCAAGAGATTTAATTGCGAATTTTATTGATGAAGCAATAGCCACTTATCCTGTAAATAAACATAATGTAACACTTTTAGGATTTAGCCAAGGAGCCATTTTAAGTTATGCGGTAGCTTTAACCTATCCAGAAAAAGTCAAAAATATTATTGCGTTAAGCGGGTATATAAATGAAGATATTTTGTCTGAAGATATTAAGACAAAAGACTATAGCCATTTAGCTTTTTATTGCTCACATGGTAGTGTAGACCAAGTAATTCCTGTAGAATGGGCAAGACAAACGCCTGTATTTTTAAGTAACCTAGCTGCTAAACACAAATATGCTGAGTTTCCTGTGGGACATGGTGTAGTAACTCAAAATTTTTATGAATTTAGAGAGTGGTTATCTAAACGTATTTAA